The Streptomyces sp. NBC_00102 genome segment CGTTCCCCGCGAAGCGGCCGGACATGGTCCCGGAAGACCGCTGAATCCGCAGAAACCCAGCACTTTCCGAGGCCGCTGCACCACCAGGCCGCCGCACTGCCCCCGCCAGGTCGAACGAACACGCACACGATGATCGTTCGGCGTGGCAGCCGGGGCATCCGGGCTCACGGTTCCCCGCTCCACACCACCGGGGGCGGGGTCTTCCAGCCTCCCTGCGCGCAGAGCCCTGGAGTCATCCCGGTGTCGTTCCTCATTTCCGTGGCGGTCGTCTGCCTGTTCGTGGGCCACTTCCTGCTGCGGCAGGAGCGGAACCGCGAGGCGGTGGCAATGCTCCGCCACGTCGACGGCCATCTGAACGGCCTGCCCTGGCGCTACTGCCCCAAGCCCTTCGACGCTCTCCGCTACCGGGCGCTGCGCACCCGGGCCGCCCGTCGTTCCCTGCGGGAGAAGCGGCGGAATCCGGTGAAGCGGGACGAGCGGCGCGGCTGAGCGGGACGGCCGCGCGGCGCGGCCGTCCTCCGTCCCGCGCGACCACACCGGCCACCGCTCTCCCTCCCGCGCGTCCCCGGCGACGGCCACCCGATTCCCCGGCATCTCTTCGAGAAGCGAGTGCAACCTTCCTCACCCTTCGGCGGTCACATCAAGTGGGAGCAAACGCTCTTGGAGTAACAAGGGGGAAATTATGGGATTCGCGCGTAATGTCGCGGCTGTCGGGGCGTTGACCGCTCTGGTGGCGGGGACCACGGCGGCGTTCGCCGCCACCGCCCAGGCCGCGCCGAACGTCACGCCGCAGGGGGTCTGCGGCAGTGCCTACAAGACCGTGAACTCGGCGCCCGTCGGGTCGCTGGGCACCGTCTACCTCACCTACAACTCCGCGAACGGCAACAACTGCGTCGCGACCATCCGTTCCAACCCGGGCACCGTGAAGTACATGTCCGCGTACATCTACGTGCCGGACACCGACGCCTGGGCCGAGGACTACGGCAACTACACCTCGTACGCGGGCCCGGGCCGTGTCTACGGCAAGGGCCACTGCGTGAGCTGGGGCGGCAACATCGACAACATCCACGTGTCGGTGGAGAACTCCAACTGCGCGACCCTGAGGGAGCAGCGGGTCACCACCATCGGCTGACCGGCAGGCAGTGAGCGGAAGGGCGGTACCGGAGGCGGGCCGGCCGGCACCCCCCTGCGCGCGACACGGCGGGCCCGGGAGCATCACGCTCCCGGGCCCGCTCCGTCGTCCGTGCGCCCTCAGCCCACCGAGCTGTACGCCACCACTCCGCGCAGCACCTCGTCGACGGCCTTGCGGGCGTTCTTCGCCACCGTGCTGCCCTCGCGCGGGGCGGCGGCGGCCACCTGACCGAGGACGTCGATGACCTGCTTGCACCAGCGGACGAAGTCACCGGCGGGCATCTCCGCCTCGCGCAGCACCTCGTCCAGAGTGCGGCCCGAGGCCCACATGTAGACCGCCCAGGCGAAGCCGAGGTCGGGCTCGCGCTGACCGACCCCCTCGGTCTGGTTGATCTTGAAGTCCTCTTCCAGGGCATCGAGCCGTCCCCAGATGCGGACCATCTCGGCCATGGCGGTCTTCGCCGGGCCGGACGGCAGCTTGGGTGCCACCGCGTCGTCCGCCTGCCGCGCCTCGTACACCAACGCCGATACGCAGGCCGCGAGTTCGGCCGGGTTGAGGCCCTCCCAGACGCCGTCCCGCAGACATTCGCTCGCCAGCAGGTCCAACTCGCCGTAGAGGCGTGCCAGTCGGCGGCCGTGCTCGGTGACCTCGTTGGAGCGGAGGTAGTCCAGCTCGGTCAGCAGGGCGACGATCCGGTCGAAGGTGCGGGCGATGGTGTTCGTACGCCCCTCGATGCGGTTCTCCAGCTGCCGGGTGTCGCGCTTGAGGCGGTGGTACCGCTCCGCCCAGCGGGCGTGGTCCTCGCGCTCGTCGCAGCCGTGGCACGGGTGGGCCCGCAGCTCGGTGCGCAGGCGCGCGATCTCCCGGTCGTCGGCCGCCGCCGCGCGCCCCTTGCGGTGGCGGTCCGGCACGATGTGCCCGGCCTTGGTCCGCAGGGCGGAGGCGAGGTCGCGGCGGGACTGCGGCGAGCGCGGGTTGAACGTCTTGGGCACCCGCATCCGCTCGATGGCCTCCACCGGGACCGGAAAGTCCATCGACGCCAGCCGCTTCACCTGGCGCTCCGCGGTGAGCACCAGGGGGCGGGGACCGTCGTGCTGGTCGAAGCCGCGGTGGCCGTTGGCCCGCCCGGCGGGGATTCCGGGGTCGAGCACCAGCGCGAGGCCGGCGAACTTGCCGGTCGGCACGTGGATGATGTCGCCCGGCTTGAGCTTCTCCAGGGAGGAGGCGGCCGCGGCACGGCGCTGCGACGCCCCCTGCTTGGCCAGGTCGGTCTCACGGTCCTTGAGGTCCCGGCGCAGCCGGGCGTACTCCTCGAAGTCCCCGAGATGGCAGGTCATGCCCTCGCGGTACCCCTCCAGGCCCTCTTCGTTCCGCTGGACCTGGCGGGAGATCCCGACGACCGAGCGGTCCGCCTGGAACTGCGCGAAGGAGGTCTCCAGCAGCTCGCGCGAACGGTGCCGCCCGAACTGCTGAACGAGGTTGACCGCCATGTTGTACGAGGGACGGAAGCTGGAGCGGAGCGGGTACGTACGCGTCCCCGCGAGCCCGGCCAGCGCGCCCGGGTCGAGGCCGCGCTGCCACAGCACCACGGCGTGGCCCTCGACATCGATGCCACGACGTCCTGCGCGGCCGGTGAGCTGGGTGTACTCGCCCGGCGTGATGTCCGCGTGCTGCTCGCCGTTCCACTTGACGAGCTTCTCCAGCACCACCGAGCGCGCCGGCATGTTGATGCCGAGCGCGAGGGTCTCGGTGGCGAAGACGGCCTTGACGAGACCGCGGACGAAGAGCTCCTCCACGACCTCCTTGAAGGTCGGCAGCATGCCCGCGTGGTGCGCGGCGATGCCCCGCTCCAGCCCTTCGAGCCACTCGTAGTACCCGAGGACGTGCAGGTCCTCGGTGGGGATGGAGGCGGTCCGCTCCTCGACGATCTCCCGCACGAGGCGGCGCTTGTCGTCGTCGTTGAGCCGCAGCCCGGCGGCGAGGCACTGCTGGACGGCCGCCTCGCAGCCGGCCCGGCTGAAGATGAAGGTGATGGCGGGCAGCAGACCCTCGGTGTCCAGCCGGTCGATCACCTCGGCGCGGGAGGGCGTCCAGATCCGGCTGCGCTGGCGGCGCTCGCGCTCGCGGTCGGCCTCGCGCACCATCTTGCCGCGCCGGCGGTCGCGCGGGTTGTAACCGGCCTGGCTCTCCATGCGGGCGAGCCGGATCAAGTCGGGATTGGTCTCGCGGCGGGCCGAACCGCGGCCGCCGTGGTCGGTCTCCTCCTCGAAGAGGTCGTACATCCGGCGTCCGGCCAGCAC includes the following:
- a CDS encoding RNA helicase gives rise to the protein MTEDLSPAERYHASRLRQAEMATALWPFREMYEFELDPFQIEACKALEAGKGVLVAAPTGSGKTIVGEFAVHLALEQGRKCFYTTPIKALSNQKFADLVKRYGADKVGLLTGDNSVNSEAPVVVMTTEVLRNMLYAGSQSLNGLGYVVMDEVHYLSDRFRGAVWEEVIIHLPESVTLVSLSATVSNAEEFGDWLDTVRGDTEVIVSEERPVPLWQHVLAGRRMYDLFEEETDHGGRGSARRETNPDLIRLARMESQAGYNPRDRRRGKMVREADRERERRQRSRIWTPSRAEVIDRLDTEGLLPAITFIFSRAGCEAAVQQCLAAGLRLNDDDKRRLVREIVEERTASIPTEDLHVLGYYEWLEGLERGIAAHHAGMLPTFKEVVEELFVRGLVKAVFATETLALGINMPARSVVLEKLVKWNGEQHADITPGEYTQLTGRAGRRGIDVEGHAVVLWQRGLDPGALAGLAGTRTYPLRSSFRPSYNMAVNLVQQFGRHRSRELLETSFAQFQADRSVVGISRQVQRNEEGLEGYREGMTCHLGDFEEYARLRRDLKDRETDLAKQGASQRRAAAASSLEKLKPGDIIHVPTGKFAGLALVLDPGIPAGRANGHRGFDQHDGPRPLVLTAERQVKRLASMDFPVPVEAIERMRVPKTFNPRSPQSRRDLASALRTKAGHIVPDRHRKGRAAAADDREIARLRTELRAHPCHGCDEREDHARWAERYHRLKRDTRQLENRIEGRTNTIARTFDRIVALLTELDYLRSNEVTEHGRRLARLYGELDLLASECLRDGVWEGLNPAELAACVSALVYEARQADDAVAPKLPSGPAKTAMAEMVRIWGRLDALEEDFKINQTEGVGQREPDLGFAWAVYMWASGRTLDEVLREAEMPAGDFVRWCKQVIDVLGQVAAAAPREGSTVAKNARKAVDEVLRGVVAYSSVG
- a CDS encoding spore-associated protein; amino-acid sequence: MGFARNVAAVGALTALVAGTTAAFAATAQAAPNVTPQGVCGSAYKTVNSAPVGSLGTVYLTYNSANGNNCVATIRSNPGTVKYMSAYIYVPDTDAWAEDYGNYTSYAGPGRVYGKGHCVSWGGNIDNIHVSVENSNCATLREQRVTTIG